The proteins below come from a single Tachysurus fulvidraco isolate hzauxx_2018 chromosome 26, HZAU_PFXX_2.0, whole genome shotgun sequence genomic window:
- the nanos2 gene encoding LOW QUALITY PROTEIN: nanos homolog 1 (The sequence of the model RefSeq protein was modified relative to this genomic sequence to represent the inferred CDS: inserted 1 base in 1 codon): MQKDPGARYNNNNNNSPTRDFFMWHDYLGLRAMVTRLARAGDVQRLQSSSRNSWTGSEEPPWFPDVTPGSSSGRRSPESQGSVQNSEKSVCGFCKQNGESAEIYTSHRLKARTGRVLCPVLRNYVCPICGATGDTAHTRHYCPARAXLHSDFTAPVGSGYLKCRTFINEVSVQTGSEFNV, translated from the exons ATGCAGAAGGACCCCGGAGCCcgatacaacaacaacaacaacaacagcccCACTAGGGACTTCTTCATGTGGCATGATTATCTGGGGCTCAGAGCCATGGTGACGCGTCTGGCACGCGCGGGAGACGTCCAGCGGCTCCAGTCTTCATCACGTAACTCGTGGACCGGGTCCGAGGAGCCGCCCTGGTTCCCTGATGTCACCCCGGGATCTTCCAGTGGACGCCGGTCTCCAGAAAGCCAGGGATCTGTGCAAAACTCAGAGAAAAGCGTGTGTGGGTTCTGCAAGCAGAACGGAGAAAGCGCAGAAATCTACACGAGCCACCGGCTGAAAGCGCGCACCGGGCGCGTGCTCTGTCCCGTGCTGAGGAACTACGTGTGTCCGATCTGCGGAGCCACCGGGGACACCGCGCACACACGTCACTACTgccccgcgcgcg cgctccaCTCTGACTTCACCGCCCCCGTCGGCTCGGGCTACCTGAAGTGTAGAACGTTCATTAACGAGGTTTCTGTTCAAACCGGTTCGGAGTTCAACGTGTAA